A DNA window from Chiroxiphia lanceolata isolate bChiLan1 chromosome 6, bChiLan1.pri, whole genome shotgun sequence contains the following coding sequences:
- the XRCC3 gene encoding DNA repair protein XRCC3, with protein MDWDQFDLNPRTVAALKKADIKSVKEILNLSGADLQRLMKLSSADIQCLLKTVSLTLRRNSMVTALQLYQDNDHLTSQHQKLSLGCSVLDNLLKGGIPLVGITELAGESSAGKTQISLQLCLCVQYPYKYGGLESGAVYICTEDAFPSKRLQQLIGQQHKLRADVPAEIIQKIKFGNSIFVEHAADLDTFHKCITTRLSLLLARGMVRLVVIDSIAALFRCEFGASESVMKARYLQTFGAQLHSLSTRFRTPIMCINQVTDAVSELEAAQCSCRVVGNRVVPALGITWANQLLMRLMASRISLPGQASGVASHCTGSVRTLRVVFAPHLPPSSCYYTVQLEGVKGIK; from the exons ATGGACTGGGACCAATTTGACTTGAACCCTAGAACAGTTGCTGCCTTGAAGAAAG CTGACATCAAATCAgtaaaagagattttaaacCTTTCTGGAGCAGACTTGCAAAGATTGATGAAGCTCTCCAGTGCAGACATACAGTGCCTGCTGAAAACGGTCTCTCTCACGCTGAGGAGGAACAGCATGGTCACAG CACTTCAGCTCTACCAAGATAATGATCATCTCACCTCCCAACACCAGAAGCTGAGCCTGGGATGTTCAGTGCTGGATAACTTGTTAAAAGGTGGCATTCCTTTAGTGGGAATCACAGAGCTTGCTGGGGAAAGTTCTGCTGGGAAGACTCAGATTAGTTtacagctgtgcctgtgtgtgcagtATCCTTACAAATATGGTGGATTAGAGTCTG gagctgtcTACATTTGCACAGAAGATGCATTCCCAAGTAAACGTTTGCAGCAACTCATAGGCCAACAACATAAGCTGCGTGCAGATGTTCCAGCTGAAATCATACAGAAGATCAAATttggaaacagtatttttgtcGAGCATGCAGCAGACCTA gacaccttccacaagtGCATCACCACGaggctttccctgctgctggcgAGGGGGATGGTGAGGCTGGTGGTCATCGACTCCATCGCCGCCTTGTTCCGCTGCGAGTTCGGGGCTTCGGAGTCCGTCATGAAGGCTCGGTATTTGCAGACCTTTGGAGCACAGCTTCACAGTTTAAGCACAAGATTCAGGACTCCAATAATGTGCATTAATCAG gTGACAGATGCAGTGAGCGAGTTGGAAGCTGCTCAGTGCAGTTGTAG GGTAGTGGGTAACAGAGTTGTTCCAGCACTTGGAATAACCTGGGCAAATCAGCTGCTGATGAGACTGATGGCCAGCCGGATATCCCTGCCTGGACAAGCATCTGGAGTGGCATCACACTGCACTGGAAGTGTGAGGACTTTAAGGGTAGTTTTTGCTCCTCATCTCCCTCCATCCTCTTGCTACTATACAGTACAGTTGGAAGGTGTAAAAGGGATAAAATAA